From the bacterium genome, the window CGCTACGTTCGAAGAGATAATGGAAGCCGACGCCTGGGCGCGCAGGCAAGCCGGAAAGGTTTTATGACGATTATTTATTTTATCATCGCCCTAGGCGTCCTGATATTCATACACGAGGTCGGTCATTTCATCACTGCCAAGCGCGCGGGTGTGTTTGTAGAGACCTTCTCGCTCGGCTTCGGGCCCAAGCTGTTCGGATTCAAGTGGGGCGAGACCGAATATCGTATCTCTGCGCTGCCGCTGGGCGGTTACGTCAAGATGCTCGGCGAGGAGCCGGACGAAGAGGGGAGCCTCGATCCCCGCTCGTTCTCCGCCAAGAGCGCGTGGAAGCGCGCGAAGATCGTGCTCATGGGCCCGCTCATGAATCTCTTCCTCTGCCTCGCCGTCATGCCGGTCGTCTTCATGATCGGCCGCTCGGAGCCGGCGTTCTTGAGCGAGCAGCCGGTCGTCAAGGGCATCAAGACGGATTCCCCCGCGCAGCGCGCAGGGCTTGCCGAGGGCGATCTCATCCTCTCTCTCGACGGGAAGTCCATGAAAAACTGGGACGACGTGCTGAGCAGGGTGCTCATCTCCCCGGGCTCCACCATCGACTTCGGCGTGCGGCGCGCGGGCCGGGAGTTTCACGCCGCCGTCACCGTGGAGGAGCTGCCGGAGATGAAGGGCGGCTACGTTGGGATCGCTCCGCTGCCGAATCTGGGCGGCGACCCGTACATAGACGGGGTGAGGTCGGGCGGGCCTGCGGACAAGGCCGGGATCAAGTCAAAGGACCTCGTGATCTCCTATGCCGGAAGGCCGGTCGAGGACTGGCTCGATCTCACGAGGATGATAAACGAGAGCAAGGGCGTCCTCGCGCCGATGGTCGTGAAGAGGGGCGGCGAAGAGATCAAAATCGATGTCGCAGGCGAGTACAACGAGGACTTCGGCCGCTGGATCATCGGCATATCCAAGGACCGCATGAGCGGGGTGCCGATGATCGTGGTGAAATACGGTTTTCTGGACTCCATCGTCAAGGGCACGAAGGAGAACATCAAGCTCGCGCGCATGACGCTCGACGTCCTCTGGAGGCTCGTCACGCTCAAGCTCTCCTACAAGGTCCTGGGCGGGCCGATCATCATCGCGAAGAGCTCTGCGGCGGCCGCTGCGGCCGGCGTCGCGAACTTCCTCTACTTCGTCGCGTTCCTCTCGCTGCAGCTCGGCATACTGAACTTCCTGCCGATACCGGTGCTCGACGGCGGGCAGCTCGTGTTCCTGGGTTGCGAGGCCGTGCTTCGCAGGCCGCTCTCGGTGAGGATCCGCTCCATAGCGCATCACGTGGGTTTCGTCATGCTGATCGGGCTCATGCTGCTGGTCACGATCAACGACATCGAGAGCGTCTGGGGGATACGGAAGATCCTGGGAAAGATTTTCTGAGGACCTGTGAAGATCCTGTCTATCGACACAACCGTGGTCGCCGTCTCC encodes:
- the rseP gene encoding RIP metalloprotease RseP — translated: MTIIYFIIALGVLIFIHEVGHFITAKRAGVFVETFSLGFGPKLFGFKWGETEYRISALPLGGYVKMLGEEPDEEGSLDPRSFSAKSAWKRAKIVLMGPLMNLFLCLAVMPVVFMIGRSEPAFLSEQPVVKGIKTDSPAQRAGLAEGDLILSLDGKSMKNWDDVLSRVLISPGSTIDFGVRRAGREFHAAVTVEELPEMKGGYVGIAPLPNLGGDPYIDGVRSGGPADKAGIKSKDLVISYAGRPVEDWLDLTRMINESKGVLAPMVVKRGGEEIKIDVAGEYNEDFGRWIIGISKDRMSGVPMIVVKYGFLDSIVKGTKENIKLARMTLDVLWRLVTLKLSYKVLGGPIIIAKSSAAAAAAGVANFLYFVAFLSLQLGILNFLPIPVLDGGQLVFLGCEAVLRRPLSVRIRSIAHHVGFVMLIGLMLLVTINDIESVWGIRKILGKIF